The proteins below come from a single Malus sylvestris chromosome 3, drMalSylv7.2, whole genome shotgun sequence genomic window:
- the LOC126614205 gene encoding transcription factor RF2b-like: MKQDPHLQQSNPNPDFFTFNSNPNPNPNPNPKSNPIPPLPRSVGIDGNANASGLAAAATSSSSTSFTTFTSLSLATMLGNSASPFIRDDADGSHHDHNDDVSHRRANSEVSFRLPKDMMDLPAAAGDPFNGGSSTASLEEMGSEEDLFSTYIDLDKLGGSNNSSDQNSGGNDGPDGGPNGNPGGGEGGGGGEKRPSRHRYSSSVDGSSTSTGLFGEVMEAKKAMPPDKLAELWTLDPKRAKRILANRQSAARSKERKSRYIQELERKVQTLQTEATTLSAQLTLFQRDTTGLSTENTELKLRLQSMEQQAQSRDALNEALKKEVERLKIATGERMSPSDSFNLGMHQMPYNHPSAYFPLQQQPGPASHQTMQLRQFNHSQSSMPTQHLHQSNSHTHLSDMLQNGPVGQLQGLDIGSKGAPIGKSEGPSLSASERGSPF, from the exons ATGAAGCAAGATCCCCACCTCCAACAATCCAACCCTAATCCTGATTTCTTCACCTTCAATTCCAATCCCAATCCCAATCCCAATCCCAATcccaaatccaatccaatcccgCCGCTTCCCAGAAGCGTTGGCATTGACGGCAATGCCAATGCTTCGGGATTAGCAGCCGCCGCCACGTCATCGTCTTCAACCTCGTTCACCACGTTCACATCGCTGAGCTTGGCGACAATGCTGGGCAATTCCGCCTCCCCTTTCATCCGGGATGACGCGGACGGGTCCCACCACGACCACAATGACGACGTGAGCCACAGGAGGGCCAACTCCGAGGTGAGTTTTCGGCTGCCGAAGGACATGATGGATCTGCCCGCCGCGGCGGGGGATCCGTTCAACGGAGGATCGTCGACGGCGAGTCTAGAGGAGATGGGATCGGAGGAGGACCTGTTCTCCACGTACATTGACCTAGACAAGCTCGGTGGGTCCAATAATTCCTCGGATCAGAATAGTGGAGGCAATGATGGGCCTGATGGTGGGCCCAATGGCAATCCCGGTGGCGgtgagggaggaggaggaggagagaagaGGCCGTCCAGGCACCGGTATAGCAGCTCTGTAGATGGGTCGTCGACGTCGACCGGCTTGTTCGGGGAGGTCATGGAGGCCAAGAAAGCTATGCCTCCTGATAAGCTCGCAGAGCTCTGGACCCTTGATCCCAAGCGTGCCAAAAG GATACTGGCAAATCGGCAGTCTGCTGCTCGCTCAAAAGAAAGGAAGTCCCGCTATATACAAGAACTTGAGCGCAAAGTTCAGACCCTTCAAACAGAAGCCACCACTCTTTCTGCTCAACTTACATTATTCCAG AGGGACACCACAGGTCTGAGTACTGAAAACACAGAACTTAAGCTTCGGTTACAATCTATGGAGCAACAAGCTCAGTCGCGCGACG CATTAAACGAAGCTCTGAAGAAGGAGGTTGAGAGGCTCAAGATTGCCACAGGGGAGAGGATGAGCCCTTCTGATTCATTCAACTTGGGGATGCACCAGATGCCATACAACCATCCATCAGCTTATTTTCCGCTTCAGCAACAACCAGGACCGGCTAGTCACCAGACCATGCAGTTGCGACAATTCAATCATTCCCAGTCTAGTATGCCAACCCAACATCTGCATCAGTCAAATTCTCACACCCATCTTTCAGATATGTTGCAGAACGGCCCTGTCGGTCAATTACAGGGACTTGACATTGGTAGTAAAGGAGCACCAATCGGGAAGTCTGAAGGCCCCTCGCTTTCTGCTAGTGAAAGAGGTTCCCCCTTTTGA
- the LOC126616571 gene encoding uncharacterized protein LOC126616571, with translation MGDKATLSKAIMELEDMYQGIPDESVNLTFQDFAELKIHQVTSEKKKKPTPLILDPISELKSTPQASSPSPFTKLPSLDFNRALQASRDNHRHHHNRHHINENNVPVGPYGIGDNNDHNYHQHGHAARGGHGRYMGGGDHHSHQMHHGHDGHAANNDHHMNMRSPGPTCNSGMKHGLETSLGAFDHDVSGVSGVSMASMYQKERGGIRRPGIPHSNICTICSNYIYIFRHRCLVCGRVYCRRCVMVGMAEMTEGRKCVECLGRRFSQRYIQRAGKVGCCSRYPSSVKQAELKWAEKGPRRSAGNGGYGRSSMTLPRSKSPMTPMTPRTPNRGHASGPNSFVVNYSPSHRHHLPF, from the exons ATGGGGGACAAGGCAACATTGAGCAAGGCAATAATGGAGCTTGAAGACATGTACCAAGGCATCCCAGATGAGTCAGTTAACCTAACTTTCCAGGACTTTGCAGAGCTCAAAATACACCAAGTTACatcagaaaagaagaaaaaacctaCTCCATTAATACTGGATCCAATCTCTGAACTCAAATCTACCCCACAAGCATCATCTCCCTCTCCTTTCACCAAACTCCCCAGCCTTGACTTCAACCGTGCCTTGCAAGCATCCAGAGAcaaccaccgccaccaccacaaCCGCCACCACATCAACGAAAACAATGTCCCCGTCGGTCCATATGGCATAGGTGATAACAATGATCATAATTATCATCAGCATGGGCATGCAGCACGTGGAGGTCACGGTCGATATATGGGCGGTGGTGACCATCATAGCCATCAGATGCATCATGGTCATGATGGCCATGCAGCTAATAATGATCATCATATGAATATGAGAAGTCCTGGTCCCACTTGTAATTCCGGTATGAAGCACGGATTGGAGACTAGCTTGGGGGCATTTGATCATGACGTGAGTGGTGTGAGCGGTGTAAGCATGGCTTCCATGTACcagaaagagagaggaggaaTACGAAGGCCTGGGATTCCCCACTCTAATATCTGCACCATTTGCAGTAACTACATCTATATTTTCCGCCACCGTTGCCTG GTATGTGGAAGAGTGTATTGTAGGCGATGTGTGATGGTAGGGATGGCAGAAATGACAGAAGGTAGAAAATGCGTTGAGTGTTTAGGGAGGAGATTCAGTCAAAG GTACATACAAAGAGCAGGGAAGGTTGGGTGTTGCTCAAGGTACCCTTCCAGTGTGAAGCAAGCAGAGCTCAAGTGGGCTGAGAAAGGGCCGAGAAGAAGCGCCGGCAATGGGGGCTACGGCCGGAGCTCGATGACGTTGCCGAGATCAAAAAGCCCGATGACGCCGATGACTCCGAGGACCCCAAACAGAGGCCATGCTAGTGGCCCAAATTCTTTTGTCGTGAATTATTCACCAAGTCATCGCCACCACCTTCCTTTCTAG
- the LOC126617280 gene encoding uncharacterized protein LOC126617280 isoform X1, which translates to MDPDVDVSRWVIELLLRDREKDCIAKRLLAVAPFSDQDYRLKKTVLLRTIECEVYEASVSETILETLEMIEDLDIREGIATTESMKAAYCSVATECTVKFLVGFMGKPSEKYLEAVDRIWRGRVGVLERSGRSQLVSTELRHRMEEIEAGVWDLRVSKKLSRMNTRNDALRSVSVYVKEALALLGPPFISWAIRLNVPMEVADLEADHIAVVNEANVGGGSEFEGQMEKGANAGNGPELEVQMANGANAGEGCSDLEAQMANGANEGDGGSELETQIANRANVGGGGSELKAQLRDEVNVGPSGSELEAEVVRVTNAGGRSDMEVQMENGTGVGDKSELEEQMVNGTNVGHGFQLEEQTKNGSNVAGHSELEAQMVGRGRANVVDGSEPEAQTGNGTNESIGSQRHAQTTNGSNVGSQSELEAQPVNGTNVRDGCTYEGQMVNGDNVSNGSELGPILVAVPLKEVRAGSSLPTVSRGLVLNDLVEIDSGFRNREVHRSADDQAPGQVNETGLAIPSRNGELGLNIDHTTKDKESQRSTMPRRKHLAHRRTRGPIRIRDAEDLGTDVSDRKYGSLDTPEVNRAQEALKSSISELQELVTDPLPDALRVSETVRSSLAMRSVNHVNGKDVGAENPSIEKGAEPVQSNNDNVGNLPSRHQNDPQSSGIEKDVPNPPVDQGGTESVQTDAANLRNPSFSNRNNVARPSLVERNSTARTFEWEESINTSQEGTKKDAGILHLPSPKRTAVSPLKKYEDTRFSKRRKVKRWSLLEEDTLRTGVQKYGEGSWSLILKSYSDIFKERTQVDLKDKWRNMKG; encoded by the exons ATGGACCCAGACGTCGACGTTTCGCGGTGGGTCATCGAGCTCCTTCTTCGGGACCGCGAGAAGGATTGCATTGCCAAGAGGCTCCTCGCAGTCGCACCCTTCTCGGACCAAGACTATCGCTTGAAGAAGACCGTACTCCTCCGGACGATCGAGTGCGAAGTCTACGAAGCTTCGGTCTCCGAAACGATCCTCGAAACGCTTGAAATGATTGAGGATTTGGATATCAGAGAAGGCATTGCCACCACGGAATCCATGAAAGCGGCCTACTGCTCGGTGGCCACTGAGTGTACGGTCAAGTTCTTAGTGGGTTTTATGGGAAAGCCTAGTGAGAAGTACTTGGAGGCCGTGGATCGGATTTGGAGAGGGAGGGTTGGGGTTTTGGAGCGGTCTGGGAGGAGCCAGTTGGTATCTACGGAGTTGAGGCATCGAATGGAGGAGATCGAGGCAGGGGTTTGGGATTTGAGAGTGTCGAAGAAGTTGTCGAGGATGAACACGAGGAATGATGCGCTGAGATCGGTTTCGGTTTATGTAAAGGAAGCTTTGGCGTTGTTAGGACCTCCGTTTATTTCTTGGGCTATTAGATTGAATGTGCCCATGGAAGTAGCCGACTTGGAAGCTGATCACATTGCAGTGGTCAATGAGGCTAATGTGGGTGGTGGGTCTGAATTCGAAGGGCAAATGGAGAAGGGGGCTAATGCAGGTAACGGGCCTGAATTGGAGGTACAAATGGCGAATGGGGCTAATGCGGGGGAAGGTTGTTCTGACTTGGAGGCTCAAATGGCGAATGGTGCTAATGAGGGTGATGGTGGGTCTGAATTGGAAACTCAAATAGCGAATAGGGCTAATGTCGGTGGTGGTGGGTCTGAATTGAAGGCTCAACTGCGGGATGAGGTAAATGTGGGGCCCAGTGGGTCGGAGTTAGAAGCTGAAGTGGTGAGGGTGACTAATGCGGGTGGTCGGTCCGATATGGAGGTGCAAATGGAGAATGGGACTGGTGTGGGTGATAAGTCTGAATTGGAGGAGCAAATGGTTAATGGGACTAATGTGGGTCACGGGTTCCAGTTGGAGGAGCAAACTAAGAATGGGAGTAATGTGGCCGGTCACTCTGAATTGGAGGCACAAATGGTGGGTAGAGGTAGAGCTAATGTGGTCGATGGGTCTGAGCCAGAAGCACAAACTGGTAATGGGACTAATGAGAGTATTGGGTCTCAAAGGCATGCACAAACTACGAATGGGTCTAATGTGGGTAGTCAGTCTGAATTGGAGGCGCAGCCAGTGAATGGGACTAATGTACGTGATGGGTGTACATATGAGGGGCAAATGGTCAATGGGGATAATGTTAGCAATGGGTCTGAATTGGGTCCTATATTGGTTGCAGTCCCATTGAAGGAAGTTCGGGCAGGGAGCTCGCTGCCTACTGTGAGCCGGGGCTTGGTTTTGAATGATTTGGTTGAAATAGATTCTGGATTCAGAAACAGAGAAGTACACAGGTCGGCAGATGATCAGGCTCCTGGTCAAGTGAATGAGACAGGCTTGGCTATACCTAGTCGGAATGGGGAACTGGGTCTCAATATTGACCATACCACGAAAGATAAAG AAAGTCAGAGGTCTACTATGCCTAGACGCAAGCACCTTGCTCATAGACGCACCAGAGGACCGATTAGGATTAGGGACGCTGAAGATTTAGGCACAGATGTATCAGATAGAAAATATGGTTCCTTAGATACCCCTGAAGTTAACAGAGCACAAGAAGCACTTAAATCCAGTATTTCGGAGCTCCAAGAATTAGTGACAGATCCACTTCCAGATGCCTTGCGAGTGTCTGAAACCGTAAGATCTAGTTTGGCAATGAGATCTGTAAATCATGTAAATGGAAAAGATGTAGGTGCAGAAAATCCATCTATCGAGAAGGGTGCCGAGCCTGTTCAATCTAATAATGATAATGTTGGAAATCTGCCATCCAGACATCAGAATGATCCTCAATCTAGTGGAATAGAAAAGGATGTTCCAAATCCGCCTGTTGACCAGGGAGGCACTGAGTCTGTTCAAACTGATGCTGCCAATCTTAGAAATCCTTCTTTCAGTAATCGGAATAACGTTGCTCGTCCTAGCTTGGTGGAACGTAATAGTACTGCCCGTACCTTCGAG TGGGAGGAATCAATAAATACGTCACAAGAAGGAACAAAGAAAGATGCGGGCATACTTCACCTTCCTAGCCCAAAGAGGACTGCTGTATCTCCTTTGAAGAAGTACGAGGATACGAGATTTAGTAAGAGAAGAAAAGTTAAAAGATGGAGCTTATTGGAAGAAGACACCTTAAGGACTGGTGTACAGAA GTATGGAGAAGGAAGCTGGAGCCTTATCTTGAAAAGCTACTCTGATATATTCAAAGAGAGGACTCAG GTTGATCTAAAGGACAAATGGAGAAATATGAAAGGGTAG
- the LOC126617280 gene encoding uncharacterized protein LOC126617280 isoform X2, which yields MDPDVDVSRWVIELLLRDREKDCIAKRLLAVAPFSDQDYRLKKTVLLRTIECEVYEASVSETILETLEMIEDLDIREGIATTESMKAAYCSVATECTVKFLVGFMGKPSEKYLEAVDRIWRGRVGVLERSGRSQLVSTELRHRMEEIEAGVWDLRVSKKLSRMNTRNDALRSVSVYVKEALALLGPPFISWAIRLNVPMEVADLEADHIAVVNEANVGGGSEFEGQMEKGANAGNGPELEVQMANGANAGEGCSDLEAQMANGANEGDGGSELETQIANRANVGGGGSELKAQLRDEVNVGPSGSELEAEVVRVTNAGGRSDMEVQMENGTGVGDKSELEEQMVNGTNVGHGFQLEEQTKNGSNVAGHSELEAQMVGRGRANVVDGSEPEAQTGNGTNESIGSQRHAQTTNGSNVGSQSELEAQPVNGTNVRDGCTYEGQMVNGDNVSNGSELGPILVAVPLKEVRAGSSLPTVSRGLVLNDLVEIDSGFRNREVHRSADDQAPGQVNETGLAIPSRNGELGLNIDHTTKDKESQRSTMPRRKHLAHRRTRGPIRIRDAEDLGTDVSDRKYGSLDTPEVNRAQEALKSSISELQELVTDPLPDALRVSETVRSSLAMRSVNHVNGKDVGAENPSIEKGAEPVQSNNDNVGNLPSRHQNDPQSSGIEKDVPNPPVDQGGTESVQTDAANLRNPSFSNRNNVARPSLVERNSTARTFEWEESINTSQEGTKKDAGILHLPSPKRTAVSPLKKYEDTRFSKRRKVKRWSLLEEDTLRTGVQNLISLIVFDEGMEKEAGALS from the exons ATGGACCCAGACGTCGACGTTTCGCGGTGGGTCATCGAGCTCCTTCTTCGGGACCGCGAGAAGGATTGCATTGCCAAGAGGCTCCTCGCAGTCGCACCCTTCTCGGACCAAGACTATCGCTTGAAGAAGACCGTACTCCTCCGGACGATCGAGTGCGAAGTCTACGAAGCTTCGGTCTCCGAAACGATCCTCGAAACGCTTGAAATGATTGAGGATTTGGATATCAGAGAAGGCATTGCCACCACGGAATCCATGAAAGCGGCCTACTGCTCGGTGGCCACTGAGTGTACGGTCAAGTTCTTAGTGGGTTTTATGGGAAAGCCTAGTGAGAAGTACTTGGAGGCCGTGGATCGGATTTGGAGAGGGAGGGTTGGGGTTTTGGAGCGGTCTGGGAGGAGCCAGTTGGTATCTACGGAGTTGAGGCATCGAATGGAGGAGATCGAGGCAGGGGTTTGGGATTTGAGAGTGTCGAAGAAGTTGTCGAGGATGAACACGAGGAATGATGCGCTGAGATCGGTTTCGGTTTATGTAAAGGAAGCTTTGGCGTTGTTAGGACCTCCGTTTATTTCTTGGGCTATTAGATTGAATGTGCCCATGGAAGTAGCCGACTTGGAAGCTGATCACATTGCAGTGGTCAATGAGGCTAATGTGGGTGGTGGGTCTGAATTCGAAGGGCAAATGGAGAAGGGGGCTAATGCAGGTAACGGGCCTGAATTGGAGGTACAAATGGCGAATGGGGCTAATGCGGGGGAAGGTTGTTCTGACTTGGAGGCTCAAATGGCGAATGGTGCTAATGAGGGTGATGGTGGGTCTGAATTGGAAACTCAAATAGCGAATAGGGCTAATGTCGGTGGTGGTGGGTCTGAATTGAAGGCTCAACTGCGGGATGAGGTAAATGTGGGGCCCAGTGGGTCGGAGTTAGAAGCTGAAGTGGTGAGGGTGACTAATGCGGGTGGTCGGTCCGATATGGAGGTGCAAATGGAGAATGGGACTGGTGTGGGTGATAAGTCTGAATTGGAGGAGCAAATGGTTAATGGGACTAATGTGGGTCACGGGTTCCAGTTGGAGGAGCAAACTAAGAATGGGAGTAATGTGGCCGGTCACTCTGAATTGGAGGCACAAATGGTGGGTAGAGGTAGAGCTAATGTGGTCGATGGGTCTGAGCCAGAAGCACAAACTGGTAATGGGACTAATGAGAGTATTGGGTCTCAAAGGCATGCACAAACTACGAATGGGTCTAATGTGGGTAGTCAGTCTGAATTGGAGGCGCAGCCAGTGAATGGGACTAATGTACGTGATGGGTGTACATATGAGGGGCAAATGGTCAATGGGGATAATGTTAGCAATGGGTCTGAATTGGGTCCTATATTGGTTGCAGTCCCATTGAAGGAAGTTCGGGCAGGGAGCTCGCTGCCTACTGTGAGCCGGGGCTTGGTTTTGAATGATTTGGTTGAAATAGATTCTGGATTCAGAAACAGAGAAGTACACAGGTCGGCAGATGATCAGGCTCCTGGTCAAGTGAATGAGACAGGCTTGGCTATACCTAGTCGGAATGGGGAACTGGGTCTCAATATTGACCATACCACGAAAGATAAAG AAAGTCAGAGGTCTACTATGCCTAGACGCAAGCACCTTGCTCATAGACGCACCAGAGGACCGATTAGGATTAGGGACGCTGAAGATTTAGGCACAGATGTATCAGATAGAAAATATGGTTCCTTAGATACCCCTGAAGTTAACAGAGCACAAGAAGCACTTAAATCCAGTATTTCGGAGCTCCAAGAATTAGTGACAGATCCACTTCCAGATGCCTTGCGAGTGTCTGAAACCGTAAGATCTAGTTTGGCAATGAGATCTGTAAATCATGTAAATGGAAAAGATGTAGGTGCAGAAAATCCATCTATCGAGAAGGGTGCCGAGCCTGTTCAATCTAATAATGATAATGTTGGAAATCTGCCATCCAGACATCAGAATGATCCTCAATCTAGTGGAATAGAAAAGGATGTTCCAAATCCGCCTGTTGACCAGGGAGGCACTGAGTCTGTTCAAACTGATGCTGCCAATCTTAGAAATCCTTCTTTCAGTAATCGGAATAACGTTGCTCGTCCTAGCTTGGTGGAACGTAATAGTACTGCCCGTACCTTCGAG TGGGAGGAATCAATAAATACGTCACAAGAAGGAACAAAGAAAGATGCGGGCATACTTCACCTTCCTAGCCCAAAGAGGACTGCTGTATCTCCTTTGAAGAAGTACGAGGATACGAGATTTAGTAAGAGAAGAAAAGTTAAAAGATGGAGCTTATTGGAAGAAGACACCTTAAGGACTGGTGTACAGAA TCTCATTAGTTTGATCGTTTTCGACGAAGGTATGGAGAAGGAAGCTGGAGCCTTATCTTGA
- the LOC126617297 gene encoding taxadiene 5-alpha hydroxylase-like — protein sequence MAFILVIAITLIIAFFVSKLLLFKGQTKNLPGGSLGYPLLGESLSFRRAQKQNRGPQWFEERVSKHGPVFKTSLMGSPTVVVTGQAGNKFVLGGRDDALATKQPLALASIAGKENIFELTGSRYKMVKGAMMSILKPEILQKNIKPMDELIKNILLRETKNKDTIKGVATMKKLAFELASNILTGIKDEHTTEALSDDLSIAFKAIATIPFNFPGTVFWKGLRARSRIVSRILPILEQKREELSKGKLSPTSDLFTCLLTLRDENQKPLSDDMIIDNYVTLIIASHDTSAILLSLMIWKLSRDSEIYNKVLEEQMDILRKRDEEAEDGLTWSEIHNMKYTWRVAQELMRMVPPVFGSFRTTVKDTQYGGYDIPKGWLVLWVAHGTHMNKDVFDNPTEFDPSRFENPSKPIPPFTYLPFGGGLHTCIGNEFVKIELLIVIHNLVTKFEWSQLHPKEAITRNPVPYPSMGLPIKIKPRKL from the exons ATGGCTTTCATTTTAGTAATTGCGATCACTTTGATAATAGCTTTCTTCGTTTCAAAATTACTTCTGTTTAAAGGTCAGACCAAAAATCTCCCAGGAGGGTCTCTAGGGTACCCTTTGCTAGGAGAGTCCCTGAGCTTCCGCCGAGCACAGAAGCAAAACCGAGGCCCTCAGTGGTTCGAAGAAAGAGTTTCAAAACATGGCCCAGTTTTCAAAACCTCCTTGATGGGTTCACCAACTGTCGTTGTTACTGGTCAAGCAGGTAACAAGTTTGTTCTTGGTGGTAGAGATGATGCTCTTGCCACCAAGCAACCGCTCGCCCTTGCAAGCATTGCTGGcaaggaaaatatatttgaaCTTACAGGATCAAG GTACAAAATGGTAAAGGGAGCAATGATGAGCATCTTAAAGCCTGAAATTCTTCAGAAAAATATCAAACCCATGGATGAATTAATCAAGAACATATTACTAAGAGAAACAAAGAACAAAGACACCATAAAAGGAGTGGCCACCATGAAGAAGCTCGCATTTGAATTAGCATCCAACATCCTTACCGGCATCAAGGATGAGCACACGACTGAGGCTTTGTCTGATGATTTATCCATAGCCTTCAAAGCAATTGCGACGATTCCCTTCAATTTTCCAGGCACAGTTTTCTGGAAAGGTCTAAGAGCCAGATCAAGGATTGTAAGTCGTATTTTGCCAATACTTGAGCAAAAAAGGGAGGAGCTTTCAAAGGGGAAGTTGAGCCCTACAAGCGATCTGTTCACTTGCTTACTAACCCTAAGAGATGAAAATCAAAAACCACTTTCTGATGATATGATTATAGATAACTATGTCACCTTAATCATAGCTAGTCATGACACTTCAGCCATCCTTCTGAGCCTAATGATATGGAAGCTATCCAGAGACTCTGAAATCTACAACAAAGTTTTAGAGG AACAAATGGACATTTTAAGGAAGAGGGATGAAGAAGCAGAAGATGGACTAACATGGTCTGAGATACacaatatgaaatacacatGGAGAGTTGCACAAGAGTTGATGAGGATGGTACCTCCTGTGTTTGGTAGCTTTAGGACAACAGTTAAAGACACTCAATATGGTGGCTACGACATTCCCAAAGGATGGCTG GTGCTTTGGGTGGCACATGGAACTCACATGAACAAAGATGTATTTGATAATCCCACAGAGTTTGATCCATCACGGTTTGAGAACCCATCGAAACCAATCCCTCCATTTACGTATCTTCCATTTGGCGGAGGTCTCCACACTTGCATAGGGAATGAGTTTGTCAAAATAGAATTACTCATTGTCATCCACAACTTGGTGACAAAGTTTGAGTGGTCACAGCTGCACCCTAAGGAAGCAATAACTCGTAACCCTGTGCCATATCCATCCATGGGTCTCCCAATCAAGATCAAACCAAGAAAGCTTTAG
- the LOC126614206 gene encoding non-specific lipid-transfer protein 1-like, with the protein MPRFSVIVAIVFLLVTAPSVTNATITCGEVVVLLTPCITFGVFGGTVPPDCCKGIKGLNAAKKTTMDRRIACSCIQEGAARIPGINYDRINTLCDVCDSPCPYKVYPSTNCSAVS; encoded by the exons ATGCCCAGGTTTTCAGTCATCGTGGCAATAgtattcttattggtgacagcTCCTTCTGTCACTAATGCCACCATAACTTGTGGTGAAGTGGTAGTTTTGCTCACTCCATGCATAACCTTTGGAGTGTTTGGAGGCACAGTGCCTCCAGATTGCTGTAAAGGCATAAAAGGGCTGAATGCTGCAAAAAAGACGACGATGGACCGGAGAATTGCTTGCAGTTGCATTCAGGAAGGAGCTGCAAGAATCCCCGGGATTAATTATGACCGGATTAACACTCTTTGTGATGTTTGTGACTCTCCTTGTCCCTACAAAGTTTACCCCTCCACTAATTGCTCTGC GGTAAGCTGA